A window from Borrelia sp. P9F1 encodes these proteins:
- the zwf gene encoding glucose-6-phosphate dehydrogenase translates to MMQKNVSGFDIVIFGVTGNLSRRKLIPSLFNLYKDGYISDFRVIGFSRRIFNDEEFKVYIKDALWQEEELTLVDDFLRFFVYLAGDFKEKEAYFELFNLLVKTRERVYYLSTSPEFYEAIIENLKPYSLTDIPSCSKIVLEKPFGSSLDTARYLNSLLYSVFKEDQLYRIDHYLGKETVQNIFTFRFGNSIFENIWNNRYVDFVQITVAEEVGVDGRFEYYDSAGALKDMFQNHILQLLSLVAMESPIGFDSDFIHDEKVKVLKSLKKFEKDEIENHIVKGQYLSSRVQGLLKKGYREEAEFLKTSNTETYLAMKVFINNWRWSGVPFYIRTGKALARKFSEIYIQFKKPDFTPFNTTPNNMSNALIFRIQPRDGIEIKFNTKRPGYNYEMQEANMEFSYHSSFSKFFGESYERLLLDAFLGDRTLYARNDEIDSSWEFVSDILNKWEGVKNWGYFYGSEGPSQANMILEEGHFWRSI, encoded by the coding sequence GTGATGCAAAAGAATGTATCTGGTTTCGATATTGTAATATTTGGGGTTACGGGGAATTTGTCAAGAAGGAAGCTTATTCCTTCCCTTTTTAATTTGTATAAAGATGGTTATATTAGCGATTTTAGGGTTATTGGATTTTCTCGTAGAATTTTTAATGACGAGGAGTTTAAAGTCTACATTAAGGATGCTTTGTGGCAAGAAGAGGAACTAACCTTGGTGGACGATTTTTTGAGGTTTTTCGTTTATTTGGCAGGAGATTTTAAAGAAAAGGAAGCTTACTTTGAATTGTTTAATCTGTTGGTTAAAACAAGAGAGAGAGTATATTATTTGTCAACTTCTCCTGAGTTTTATGAAGCAATAATAGAAAACTTAAAGCCATATTCACTAACAGATATTCCTTCATGTTCTAAAATAGTGCTTGAGAAGCCTTTTGGCAGTAGTCTTGATACAGCTAGGTATCTAAACTCACTTCTTTATTCTGTTTTCAAGGAGGATCAACTTTACAGAATAGACCACTATTTGGGCAAAGAAACGGTTCAAAATATTTTTACATTTAGATTTGGAAATTCTATTTTTGAAAACATTTGGAATAATCGTTATGTGGATTTTGTTCAAATTACAGTTGCTGAAGAAGTAGGCGTTGATGGTAGATTTGAGTATTATGACTCTGCTGGTGCCTTGAAAGATATGTTTCAAAATCATATCCTACAGCTTTTAAGTCTTGTTGCGATGGAGTCGCCTATTGGATTTGATTCAGATTTTATTCATGATGAAAAGGTCAAGGTTTTAAAGAGCTTGAAAAAATTTGAAAAAGATGAAATTGAAAATCATATTGTTAAAGGACAATATTTGAGTTCTCGAGTACAAGGGCTTTTAAAGAAAGGATATAGGGAAGAAGCTGAATTTCTAAAGACTTCAAATACCGAAACTTATTTGGCAATGAAGGTATTTATTAATAATTGGCGCTGGTCTGGCGTTCCATTCTACATTAGAACAGGAAAAGCACTTGCAAGGAAATTTTCGGAAATATACATCCAGTTTAAAAAACCAGATTTCACCCCCTTTAACACTACTCCGAATAATATGTCAAATGCTTTGATTTTCAGAATTCAACCAAGAGATGGGATTGAGATTAAGTTTAATACTAAGCGACCAGGATATAATTATGAAATGCAGGAAGCTAATATGGAATTTTCTTATCACTCTTCATTTAGTAAATTTTTTGGAGAATCTTACGAGCGTTTACTCCTTGATGCTTTTTTAGGGGATAGAACCTTATATGCTCGTAATGACGAAATTGATAGTTCTTGGGAGTTCGTATCAGATATTCTTAATAAGTGGGAGGGCGTTAAGAACTGGGGTTATTTTTACGGATCCGAGGGGCCAAGTCAGGCAAATATGATTTTAGAAGAGGGTCATTTTTGGCGAAGCATATAA